In a single window of the Gadus macrocephalus chromosome 6, ASM3116895v1 genome:
- the LOC132460209 gene encoding uncharacterized protein LOC132460209 isoform X10, translating into MGLSAARRSEVDDWFQMLESDRPRPSPAPSAVICPSAGLRSGRTPVRAWSGQYGATWWQPGQRQEDLWFPLLRRRPSLPFIPSVEAVKQPVSSARLGYANRSSVERLLQPAFNQRDDWYQYFNPSFTIKQQETRPSSSLASSITSSLAQARSEDVKGGVVRDSEFIERWQEALGLVDELREMEDLEHRLRGVRDLEDRLQEVDELAERIQEVIEEELGREEVEKMAQEEEVQPERSHVEMELAETLEVGEVDELEDEIKRVFFGEREVEERFKSGSLDDDVHVVVSQRKVRKTVTVVQESWQEQAETESASVSVEQETQGLKIERDIRTTSVFEEKGFKVLLQEDGFNIPLQEEGFNRHLEEEGFNRHLEEEGFNRHLEEEGFNIPPQEEGFNIPLKEEGFNRHLEEEGFNRHLEEEGFNIPPQEEGVNITPQEEGFNRHLEEEGFNIPLKEEGFNRHLEEEGFNMPPQEEGFNIPPQKEGFNIPPQESQVEDNDVWFRLFDRLPYKAVSKPQAASTVPAEEYFTSKSITTKVLEMKTRGPQVLVDELSPAGPQVLVDELSPAGTQVLVDELSPAGTQVLVDEMSTRAPQVLVDEMSTRGAEVSGGWEDVWFILLDVIPRGTPFVPPGVVSHLGNVFALVTSVASNQEPAKQSYSSEMIKSPAVEDEREVMVVEERLAPEETRGSPVILEVLERVADDWFVLFQVTPRKTTYVSPVATAVESDQKAVELSYPTETAGPTVEDQRQVVVNETILQQQETAGSQTIPAPLSVAERVEDDWFVLFNRVPRKTTYVTPVTSVASDQEPAKQSYSSEMIQSPAVEDEREVMVEEERLAPEETRGSPDILEVLERVADDWFVLFQVTPRKTTYVSPVAADEVSVREIPTTTAMTLIEKTTTDEREEITGAIVQKIEMENMFKYGTETQPALLLKDGEDDWFVLLDVGSRAPSAVPPGSPVFLPVALKDLSRRVTTVAAVETIESVDRVRWTSSPVVTVEEVLQKQEERPPRQSIPEQAVPTREPDDWFVLLDVVPREVTYIAPAAPSTLYPEVSVTLQIVTEKAELTPQLEDIPRKRGTQLEDIPRKWGTQLEDILQLSAQPPPERDDSWFVLFDAVLIQPVTSPLVSSQSSGVEGRTTGTWQKVIIVEERRREETSLSDVQVTRYPSERKGGDEWFSLFDASRVSPVTRVAEVQGPMAGTALRGPSQEERAVVMEKKTVVMEERVVVMEERRPQEPTVSESEYGVVWHMLFQRVGEASRKMPTVERVRVSPKERASEGVPAVEQIPSRGSAVRQIWQQEAVPQPGNEVEDDWFVLLDVAPRKPVATAPQVRFYPDVRPATKATLGPAVPALRPLTPAVTALRPLAPAVPAVRPLTPAVPALRPRFSILAERLPAAQLREAVDDWFVLLDAVRTESVAAVGSHRGVRPVSAPVFSQAALAEAGLPLFPLDLPQTSTPLRSARQEERRLEVTMEAAEPAKGEAGAEDKSEEATSEPVRLRKRRAKRIEGDSIYIRHSLLMLEELEKPQEELLRHHASVSELKRNFMQAVPDSRPSEWDKRLSTHSPFRTAGANGGPGTDGITSDGSDGDKDSSTTFSSESGVTTTTTHISKVVKSGSTETRVEKRIVISAESEVEEGNDGTSM; encoded by the exons ATGGGTCTCTCAGCCGCCCGCAGATCTGAGGTAGATGATTGGTTCCAGATGCTGGAGTCCGACCGGCCACGCCCCTCTCCGGCACCATCAG CTGTGATCTGTCCCTCAGCCGGCCTGCGGTCTGGCCGTACTCCGGTCCGGGCCTGGTCCGGTCAGTATGGCGCCACCTGGTGGCAGCCAGGCCAGAGGCAGGAAGACCTGTGGTTTCCGTTGCTTCGACGCCGTCCTTCTCTTCCCTTTATCCCGTCTGTTGAGGCCGTGAAGCAGCCAG TGTCCTCGGCCAGACTCGGCTATGCCAACAGGAGTTCTGTGGAAAGACTATTACAACCAGCGTTTAACCAGCGAGACGACTGGTACCAATACTTCAACCCGAGTTTCACCATCAAGCAACAGGAAACGCGTCCAT CCTCCTCCCtggcctcctccatcacctcctccctaGCCCAGGCACGGTCTGAGGACGTGAAGGGGGGTGTTGTGAGAGACAGTGAGTTCATTGAGAGATGGCAGGAGGCCTTAGGCTTAGTGGACGAGCTGAGGGAAATGGAGGATTTGGAACACAGgttgaggggggtgagggatcTCGAAGACAGGCTTCAGGAAGTGGACGAGCTAGCGGAGAGGATCCAGGAAGTGATCGAGGAGGAGTtagggagggaggaagtggaAAAGATggcacaggaagaggaagttcaACCAGAGAGATCACACGTAGAGATGGAGTTGGCGGAGACGCTGGAGGTAGGTGAGGTTGACGAATTGGAAGATGAAATAAAACGGGTGTTTTTCGGGGAGAGGGAGGTTGAGGAGAGGTTTAAATCTGGGTCGTTAGACGACGACGTTCACGTCGTGGTGAGCCAGAGGAAGGTTAGGAAGACGGTCACTGTCGTCCAGGAAAGTTGGCAAGAACAAGCAGAGACAGAGTCAGCGTCGGTATCAGTGGAGCAGGAGACGCAAGGATTGAAAATTGAAAGAGACATCAGAACAACATCTGTGTTTGAGGAAAAGGGGTTCAAAGTACTTCTTCAGGAAGACGGGTTCAATATACCCCTTCAGGAAGAGGGGTTCAATAGACACCTTGAGGAAGAGGGGTTCAATAGACACCTTGAGGAAGAGGGGTTCAATAGACACCTTGAGGAAGAGGGGTTCAATATCCCCCCCCAGGAAGAGGGGTTCAATATACCCCTTAAGGAAGAGGGGTTCAATAGACACCTTGAGGAAGAGGGGTTCAATAGACACCTTGAGGAAGAGGGGTTCAATATACCCCCACAGGAAGAGGGGGTCAATATAACCCCACAGGAGGAGGGGTTCAATAGACACCTTGAGGAAGAGGGGTTCAATATACCCCTTAAGGAAGAGGGGTTCAATAGACACCTTGAGGAAGAGGGGTTCAATATGCCCCCCCAAGAAGAGGGGTTCAATATACCCCCACAGAAAGAGGGGTTCAATATCCCCCCCCAGGAATCACAGGTGGAGGATAATGATGTCTGGTTCCGGCTGTTTGACCGCTTACCTTACAAGGCTGTTtccaaaccacaag CAGCCTCTACAGTACCAGCAGAAGAATACTTTACCTCCAAGAGTATAACAACAAAGGTTTTGGAGATGAAAACCAGAGGACCACAGGTCCTGGTTGATGAGTTGAGCCCTGCAGGACCACAGGTCCTGGTTGATGAGTTGAGCCCTGCAGGAACACAGGTCCTGGTTGATGAGTTGAGCCCTGCAGGAACACAGGTCCTGGTTGATGAGATGAGCACCAGAGCACCACAGGTCCTGGTTGATGAGATGAGCACCAGAGGAGCAGAGGTCTCTGGGGGCTGGGAGGATGTTTGGTTTATCTTGCTGGACGTCATTCCCAGAGGAACCCCGTTTGTCCCACCAG GAGTTGTGTCTCATCTCGGGAATGTGTTTGCATTAGTGACCTCTGTGGCCAGCAACCAGGAGCCGGCAAAACAGAGTTATTCCTCAGAGATGATTAAAAGCCCAGCAGTTGAGGACGAGAGGGAGGTGATGGTAGTGGAGGAACGTCTTGCACCGGAAGAGACGAGGGGCTCACCCGTTATACTAGAGGTTCTGGAGAGGGTTGCAGACGACTGGTTTGTGCTGTTCCAGGTCACCCCAAGAAAAACGACCTATGTGTCACCAG TAGCTACCGCTGTGGAGAGCGACCAGAAGGCTGTGGAACTGAGTTATCCAACAGAGACTGCAGGTCCAACCGTTGAGGACCAAAGGCAGGTGGTGGTAAATGAGACCATTCTCCAACAGCAGGAGACGGCAGGCTCACAAACCATCCCAGCGCCACTGTCTGTGGCGGAGAGGGTTGAGGATGACTGGTTTGTGCTGTTCAACCGTGTCCCAAGAAAAACCACCTACGTAACCCCAG TGACCTCTGTGGCCAGCGACCAGGAGCCGGCAAAACAGAGTTATTCCTCAGAGATGATTCAAAGCCCAGCAGTTGAGGACGAGAGGGAGGTGATGGTAGAGGAGGAACGTCTTGCACCGGAAGAGACGAGGGGCTCACCCGATATACTAGAGGTTCTGGAGAGGGTTGCAGACGACTGGTTTGTGCTGTTCCAGGTCACCCCAAGAAAAACGACCTATGTGTCACCAG TTGCAGCTGATGAAGTGAGTGTACGTGAGATTCCAACAACGACAGCCATGACACTGATTGAGAAGACAACAACtgatgagagggaggagataacTGGAGCCATTGTGCAAAAAATAGAGATGGAAAACATGTTCAAGTATGGAACTGAAACACAGCCAgccctgctccttaaagacggAGAAGATGACTGGTTTGTCTTACTGGATGTTGGCTCTAGAGCGCCATCTGCTGTGCCACCAG GATCTCCCGTGTTTCTCCCAGTGGCCCTGAAGGACCTATCTAGAAGAGTCACTACTGTGGCTGCAGTGGAAACCATTGAGTCTGTGGACCGAGTCCGTTGGACTTCTTCACCTGTGGTCACAGTtgaagaagtcctccagaaaCAGGAGGAGAGGCCTCCCAGACAGTCCATTCCAGAGCAGGCAGTCCCAACGAGGGAGCCAGACGATTGGTTTGTGCTGTTGGATGTTGTTCCCAGAGAGGTGACCTATATAGCTCCAG CAGCGCCCAGTACCCTTTACCCAGAGGTCTCTGTAACTCTCCAAATCGTCACAGAAAAAGCTGAGCTTACGCCCCAGCTGGAAGACATTCCCAGGAAGAGGGGTACCCAGCTGGAAGACATTCCCAGGAAGTGGGGTACCCAGCTGGAAGACATTCTCCAGCTGTCGGCTCAGCCTCCACCTGAGAGAGACGACAGCTGGTTTGTGTTGTTCGACGCTGTCCTCATCCAACCAG TGACAAGTCCTCTGGTGTCTAGCCAGAGCTCTGGGGTAGAGGGTAggaccactgggacgtggcagaAGGTGATAATTGTGGAGGAGAGAAGGCGAGAGGAGACAAGTCTGTCTGATGTCCAAGTGACACGCTACCCctcagagaggaagggaggagatgagTGGTTCAGCCTATTCGATGCTTCCCGAG TTTCCCCGGTAACAAGAGTGGCCGAAGTTCAGGGGCCCATGGCAGGGACAGCTCTGAGGGGCCCTAGTCAGGAGGAGAGGGCCGTAGTGATGGAGAAGAAGACcgtagtgatggaggagagggtggtggtgatggaggagagacgtCCCCAGGAGCCCACTGTGTCAGAGAGCGAGTATGGAGTTGTCTGGCATATGCTGTTCCAAAGGGTTGGGGAAGCAAGTAGAAAGATGCCGACAG TGGAGCGTGTCAGGGTGTCCCCCAAGGAGAGAGCCTCTGAAGGGGTTCCTGCGGTAGAGCAGATTCCCTCCAGAGGTTCTGCAGTGAGGCAGATATGGCAGCAGGAAGCTGTTCCTCAGCCGGGGAATGAGGTAGAAGACGATTGGTTCGTTCTTCTGGACGTGGCGCCTAGGAAACCAG TGGCCACGGCCCCGCAAGTCCGGTTCTATCCAGACGTACGGCCTGCTACCAAGgcaacgctgggaccggccgtCCCAGCACTCCGACCTCTGACACCGGCGGTCACAGCGCTCCGACCTCTGGCACCGGCAGTCCCAGCGGTCCGACCTCTGACACCGGCGGTCCCAGCGCTCCGACCTCGCTTCTCGATCCTGGCGGAGAGGCTCCCAGCAGCGCAGCTCAGAGAGGCTGTGGACGATTGGTTTGTTCTGCTGGACGCTGTCCGCACAGAGTCAG tgGCGGCGGTGGGCTCCCACCGGGGGGTGCGTCCCGTCAGCGCCCCGGTCTTCTCCCAGGCCGCCCTGGCGGAGGCGGGGCTGCCGCTGTTCCCCCTGGACCtgccccagacctccaccccgcTGCGGAGCGCCCGCCAGGAGGAGCGCCGGCTGGAGGTCACCATGGAGGCGGCGGAGCCCGCCAAGGGCGAGGCCGGCGCCGAGGACAAG TCTGAGGAGGCCACCTCGGAGCCGGTGCGACTGCGCAAG AGAAGAGCTAAGAGAATTGAGGGAGACTCGATTTATATCAGACATAGCCTCTTAATGTTGGAG gagctggagaagccCCAGGAGGAGCTCCTCCGTCACCACGCCAGTGTCAGTGAGCTGAAGAGGAACTTCATGCAGGCGGTGCCCGACTCGCGGCCCAGCGAGTGGGACAAGCGCCTCTCCACACACTCCCCCTTCCGCACCGCGGGGGCCAACGGGGGCCCCGGCACCGACGGG
- the LOC132460209 gene encoding uncharacterized protein LOC132460209 isoform X11: MGLSAARRSEVDDWFQMLESDRPRPSPAPSAVICPSAGLRSGRTPVRAWSGQYGATWWQPGQRQEDLWFPLLRRRPSLPFIPSVEAVKQPVSSARLGYANRSSVERLLQPAFNQRDDWYQYFNPSFTIKQQETRPSSSLASSITSSLAQARSEDVKGGVVRDSEFIERWQEALGLVDELREMEDLEHRLRGVRDLEDRLQEVDELAERIQEVIEEELGREEVEKMAQEEEVQPERSHVEMELAETLEVGEVDELEDEIKRVFFGEREVEERFKSGSLDDDVHVVVSQRKVRKTVTVVQESWQEQAETESASVSVEQETQGLKIERDIRTTSVFEEKGFKVLLQEDGFNIPLQEEGFNRHLEEEGFNRHLEEEGFNRHLEEEGFNIPPQEEGFNIPLKEEGFNRHLEEEGFNRHLEEEGFNIPPQEEGVNITPQEEGFNRHLEEEGFNIPLKEEGFNRHLEEEGFNMPPQEEGFNIPPQKEGFNIPPQESQVEDNDVWFRLFDRLPYKAVSKPQAASTVPAEEYFTSKSITTKVLEMKTRGPQVLVDELSPAGPQVLVDELSPAGTQVLVDELSPAGTQVLVDEMSTRAPQVLVDEMSTRGAEVSGGWEDVWFILLDVIPRGTPFVPPVTSVASNQEPAKQSYSSEMIKSPAVEDEREVMVVEERLAPEETRGSPVILEVLERVADDWFVLFQVTPRKTTYVSPVATAVESDQKAVELSYPTETAGPTVEDQRQVVVNETILQQQETAGSQTIPAPLSVAERVEDDWFVLFNRVPRKTTYVTPGVVSHLGNVFALVTSVASDQEPAKQSYSSEMIQSPAVEDEREVMVEEERLAPEETRGSPDILEVLERVADDWFVLFQVTPRKTTYVSPVAADEVSVREIPTTTAMTLIEKTTTDEREEITGAIVQKIEMENMFKYGTETQPALLLKDGEDDWFVLLDVGSRAPSAVPPGSPVFLPVALKDLSRRVTTVAAVETIESVDRVRWTSSPVVTVEEVLQKQEERPPRQSIPEQAVPTREPDDWFVLLDVVPREVTYIAPAAPSTLYPEVSVTLQIVTEKAELTPQLEDIPRKRGTQLEDIPRKWGTQLEDILQLSAQPPPERDDSWFVLFDAVLIQPVTSPLVSSQSSGVEGRTTGTWQKVIIVEERRREETSLSDVQVTRYPSERKGGDEWFSLFDASRVSPVTRVAEVQGPMAGTALRGPSQEERAVVMEKKTVVMEERVVVMEERRPQEPTVSESEYGVVWHMLFQRVGEASRKMPTVERVRVSPKERASEGVPAVEQIPSRGSAVRQIWQQEAVPQPGNEVEDDWFVLLDVAPRKPVATAPQVRFYPDVRPATKATLGPAVPALRPLTPAVTALRPLAPAVPAVRPLTPAVPALRPRFSILAERLPAAQLREAVDDWFVLLDAVRTESVAAVGSHRGVRPVSAPVFSQAALAEAGLPLFPLDLPQTSTPLRSARQEERRLEVTMEAAEPAKGEAGAEDKSEEATSEPVRLRKRRAKRIEGDSIYIRHSLLMLEELEKPQEELLRHHASVSELKRNFMQAVPDSRPSEWDKRLSTHSPFRTAGANGGPGTDGITSDGSDGDKDSSTTFSSESGVTTTTTHISKVVKSGSTETRVEKRIVISAESEVEEGNDGTSM; this comes from the exons ATGGGTCTCTCAGCCGCCCGCAGATCTGAGGTAGATGATTGGTTCCAGATGCTGGAGTCCGACCGGCCACGCCCCTCTCCGGCACCATCAG CTGTGATCTGTCCCTCAGCCGGCCTGCGGTCTGGCCGTACTCCGGTCCGGGCCTGGTCCGGTCAGTATGGCGCCACCTGGTGGCAGCCAGGCCAGAGGCAGGAAGACCTGTGGTTTCCGTTGCTTCGACGCCGTCCTTCTCTTCCCTTTATCCCGTCTGTTGAGGCCGTGAAGCAGCCAG TGTCCTCGGCCAGACTCGGCTATGCCAACAGGAGTTCTGTGGAAAGACTATTACAACCAGCGTTTAACCAGCGAGACGACTGGTACCAATACTTCAACCCGAGTTTCACCATCAAGCAACAGGAAACGCGTCCAT CCTCCTCCCtggcctcctccatcacctcctccctaGCCCAGGCACGGTCTGAGGACGTGAAGGGGGGTGTTGTGAGAGACAGTGAGTTCATTGAGAGATGGCAGGAGGCCTTAGGCTTAGTGGACGAGCTGAGGGAAATGGAGGATTTGGAACACAGgttgaggggggtgagggatcTCGAAGACAGGCTTCAGGAAGTGGACGAGCTAGCGGAGAGGATCCAGGAAGTGATCGAGGAGGAGTtagggagggaggaagtggaAAAGATggcacaggaagaggaagttcaACCAGAGAGATCACACGTAGAGATGGAGTTGGCGGAGACGCTGGAGGTAGGTGAGGTTGACGAATTGGAAGATGAAATAAAACGGGTGTTTTTCGGGGAGAGGGAGGTTGAGGAGAGGTTTAAATCTGGGTCGTTAGACGACGACGTTCACGTCGTGGTGAGCCAGAGGAAGGTTAGGAAGACGGTCACTGTCGTCCAGGAAAGTTGGCAAGAACAAGCAGAGACAGAGTCAGCGTCGGTATCAGTGGAGCAGGAGACGCAAGGATTGAAAATTGAAAGAGACATCAGAACAACATCTGTGTTTGAGGAAAAGGGGTTCAAAGTACTTCTTCAGGAAGACGGGTTCAATATACCCCTTCAGGAAGAGGGGTTCAATAGACACCTTGAGGAAGAGGGGTTCAATAGACACCTTGAGGAAGAGGGGTTCAATAGACACCTTGAGGAAGAGGGGTTCAATATCCCCCCCCAGGAAGAGGGGTTCAATATACCCCTTAAGGAAGAGGGGTTCAATAGACACCTTGAGGAAGAGGGGTTCAATAGACACCTTGAGGAAGAGGGGTTCAATATACCCCCACAGGAAGAGGGGGTCAATATAACCCCACAGGAGGAGGGGTTCAATAGACACCTTGAGGAAGAGGGGTTCAATATACCCCTTAAGGAAGAGGGGTTCAATAGACACCTTGAGGAAGAGGGGTTCAATATGCCCCCCCAAGAAGAGGGGTTCAATATACCCCCACAGAAAGAGGGGTTCAATATCCCCCCCCAGGAATCACAGGTGGAGGATAATGATGTCTGGTTCCGGCTGTTTGACCGCTTACCTTACAAGGCTGTTtccaaaccacaag CAGCCTCTACAGTACCAGCAGAAGAATACTTTACCTCCAAGAGTATAACAACAAAGGTTTTGGAGATGAAAACCAGAGGACCACAGGTCCTGGTTGATGAGTTGAGCCCTGCAGGACCACAGGTCCTGGTTGATGAGTTGAGCCCTGCAGGAACACAGGTCCTGGTTGATGAGTTGAGCCCTGCAGGAACACAGGTCCTGGTTGATGAGATGAGCACCAGAGCACCACAGGTCCTGGTTGATGAGATGAGCACCAGAGGAGCAGAGGTCTCTGGGGGCTGGGAGGATGTTTGGTTTATCTTGCTGGACGTCATTCCCAGAGGAACCCCGTTTGTCCCACCAG TGACCTCTGTGGCCAGCAACCAGGAGCCGGCAAAACAGAGTTATTCCTCAGAGATGATTAAAAGCCCAGCAGTTGAGGACGAGAGGGAGGTGATGGTAGTGGAGGAACGTCTTGCACCGGAAGAGACGAGGGGCTCACCCGTTATACTAGAGGTTCTGGAGAGGGTTGCAGACGACTGGTTTGTGCTGTTCCAGGTCACCCCAAGAAAAACGACCTATGTGTCACCAG TAGCTACCGCTGTGGAGAGCGACCAGAAGGCTGTGGAACTGAGTTATCCAACAGAGACTGCAGGTCCAACCGTTGAGGACCAAAGGCAGGTGGTGGTAAATGAGACCATTCTCCAACAGCAGGAGACGGCAGGCTCACAAACCATCCCAGCGCCACTGTCTGTGGCGGAGAGGGTTGAGGATGACTGGTTTGTGCTGTTCAACCGTGTCCCAAGAAAAACCACCTACGTAACCCCAG GAGTTGTGTCTCATCTCGGGAATGTGTTTGCATTAGTGACCTCTGTGGCCAGCGACCAGGAGCCGGCAAAACAGAGTTATTCCTCAGAGATGATTCAAAGCCCAGCAGTTGAGGACGAGAGGGAGGTGATGGTAGAGGAGGAACGTCTTGCACCGGAAGAGACGAGGGGCTCACCCGATATACTAGAGGTTCTGGAGAGGGTTGCAGACGACTGGTTTGTGCTGTTCCAGGTCACCCCAAGAAAAACGACCTATGTGTCACCAG TTGCAGCTGATGAAGTGAGTGTACGTGAGATTCCAACAACGACAGCCATGACACTGATTGAGAAGACAACAACtgatgagagggaggagataacTGGAGCCATTGTGCAAAAAATAGAGATGGAAAACATGTTCAAGTATGGAACTGAAACACAGCCAgccctgctccttaaagacggAGAAGATGACTGGTTTGTCTTACTGGATGTTGGCTCTAGAGCGCCATCTGCTGTGCCACCAG GATCTCCCGTGTTTCTCCCAGTGGCCCTGAAGGACCTATCTAGAAGAGTCACTACTGTGGCTGCAGTGGAAACCATTGAGTCTGTGGACCGAGTCCGTTGGACTTCTTCACCTGTGGTCACAGTtgaagaagtcctccagaaaCAGGAGGAGAGGCCTCCCAGACAGTCCATTCCAGAGCAGGCAGTCCCAACGAGGGAGCCAGACGATTGGTTTGTGCTGTTGGATGTTGTTCCCAGAGAGGTGACCTATATAGCTCCAG CAGCGCCCAGTACCCTTTACCCAGAGGTCTCTGTAACTCTCCAAATCGTCACAGAAAAAGCTGAGCTTACGCCCCAGCTGGAAGACATTCCCAGGAAGAGGGGTACCCAGCTGGAAGACATTCCCAGGAAGTGGGGTACCCAGCTGGAAGACATTCTCCAGCTGTCGGCTCAGCCTCCACCTGAGAGAGACGACAGCTGGTTTGTGTTGTTCGACGCTGTCCTCATCCAACCAG TGACAAGTCCTCTGGTGTCTAGCCAGAGCTCTGGGGTAGAGGGTAggaccactgggacgtggcagaAGGTGATAATTGTGGAGGAGAGAAGGCGAGAGGAGACAAGTCTGTCTGATGTCCAAGTGACACGCTACCCctcagagaggaagggaggagatgagTGGTTCAGCCTATTCGATGCTTCCCGAG TTTCCCCGGTAACAAGAGTGGCCGAAGTTCAGGGGCCCATGGCAGGGACAGCTCTGAGGGGCCCTAGTCAGGAGGAGAGGGCCGTAGTGATGGAGAAGAAGACcgtagtgatggaggagagggtggtggtgatggaggagagacgtCCCCAGGAGCCCACTGTGTCAGAGAGCGAGTATGGAGTTGTCTGGCATATGCTGTTCCAAAGGGTTGGGGAAGCAAGTAGAAAGATGCCGACAG TGGAGCGTGTCAGGGTGTCCCCCAAGGAGAGAGCCTCTGAAGGGGTTCCTGCGGTAGAGCAGATTCCCTCCAGAGGTTCTGCAGTGAGGCAGATATGGCAGCAGGAAGCTGTTCCTCAGCCGGGGAATGAGGTAGAAGACGATTGGTTCGTTCTTCTGGACGTGGCGCCTAGGAAACCAG TGGCCACGGCCCCGCAAGTCCGGTTCTATCCAGACGTACGGCCTGCTACCAAGgcaacgctgggaccggccgtCCCAGCACTCCGACCTCTGACACCGGCGGTCACAGCGCTCCGACCTCTGGCACCGGCAGTCCCAGCGGTCCGACCTCTGACACCGGCGGTCCCAGCGCTCCGACCTCGCTTCTCGATCCTGGCGGAGAGGCTCCCAGCAGCGCAGCTCAGAGAGGCTGTGGACGATTGGTTTGTTCTGCTGGACGCTGTCCGCACAGAGTCAG tgGCGGCGGTGGGCTCCCACCGGGGGGTGCGTCCCGTCAGCGCCCCGGTCTTCTCCCAGGCCGCCCTGGCGGAGGCGGGGCTGCCGCTGTTCCCCCTGGACCtgccccagacctccaccccgcTGCGGAGCGCCCGCCAGGAGGAGCGCCGGCTGGAGGTCACCATGGAGGCGGCGGAGCCCGCCAAGGGCGAGGCCGGCGCCGAGGACAAG TCTGAGGAGGCCACCTCGGAGCCGGTGCGACTGCGCAAG AGAAGAGCTAAGAGAATTGAGGGAGACTCGATTTATATCAGACATAGCCTCTTAATGTTGGAG gagctggagaagccCCAGGAGGAGCTCCTCCGTCACCACGCCAGTGTCAGTGAGCTGAAGAGGAACTTCATGCAGGCGGTGCCCGACTCGCGGCCCAGCGAGTGGGACAAGCGCCTCTCCACACACTCCCCCTTCCGCACCGCGGGGGCCAACGGGGGCCCCGGCACCGACGGG